The window TAAAAGGCTAAAGGCAGCCTCTTCCAGCATAGCCCCAAGGTGAGGTGTTATGAGTTGTAAGTCTCTTTggttataaaaatattttaccaaatattGTTAGGCAACACTTAATAATCAtgtaaaagttaataaaaagaaaaaaggaaaatcacTCGTCCCAATTTCCACCTAGACAGAAGTTCTAAAATGATATCTTTAACTttactaatattatttgattgacTTCTCCTAGAAATATTAGATCGCGACAAActaatattattcaataaaattattacaaagaGGTGTAAGTCTCTATCTATGCAATATGCTTGATGACCTACATTGCACTTTGCGTTGTGAAATCTTGTTTTCGACTATGATATGTTAATCaatgatttgttttaaaaaaattcaatgacATTTCATGAACTTAAAGTAGAAGTACGCActcttttctcttaaaacctAAGTATTGGTCAAGGTTAGAAGTCGCTGATGGGTTGATTTTGAGTGTTTTTCTTGTATTACTTAGGTGTGGATATCAGCATGAATACGCATTTGAAGGCTGTGAAGCTAACTCTAAAGGGAAAAAATCCAGTTACCATGGATCATTTAAGTGTGAGAGGTAACAACATCAGATATTATATCCTACCTGACAGCTTGAATCTTGAAACTTTACTTGTTGAAGAGACACCCAGGGTCAAGCCCAAGAAACCAACTGCAGGTTTGTGTTCTTGCATTCTGGCCTGTACTTTATGGTCATTTTCTGCTGCAAGTCCAATTGTTTATACTGAATCATATCATTTGCTACTCATTATCAAATGTATTGCTTATGCATTTCTACACTATGCTCCAACTACAGGGAGGCCTTTGGGGCGGGGACGAGGGCGCGGCCGTGGACGTGGTCGTGGACGTGGACGCTAGATTTGATGCagttgtttcaatttttgagACCTGTAGTGTAAACACTTGCATTGTAGGGAAAGATTATGAATTTTGGGACACGAAAAAGTGGTATTGCAATTCACTGTTCAATCTCGTATGTAGTTTATTACAATGCTATTCGGTTGCTTTTCATATGATAGATGTAGCCTTGCTATGTTTTCTGGTGCTTGGGATCTGTTAATGATTTACTCTAATATTGTCACAATGATAAAACGAGTATGTCTCTAGATTGGAATCTCGGTTTTTACTTTCAACCCCAATAGATTTTGTAGTCATGCAGTACTTGA of the Cucumis sativus cultivar 9930 chromosome 3, Cucumber_9930_V3, whole genome shotgun sequence genome contains:
- the LOC101216112 gene encoding small nuclear ribonucleoprotein SmD1b codes for the protein MKLVRFLMKLNNETVSIELKNGTVVHGTITGVDISMNTHLKAVKLTLKGKNPVTMDHLSVRGNNIRYYILPDSLNLETLLVEETPRVKPKKPTAGRPLGRGRGRGRGRGRGRGR